TTAGGATAGAAGACAGAATTTGTGGTATATTTGTTGTGGGCATGGAATCACTCCTTTGAGTTTGTTTGTCCACAACGATTATAGGAGGATTTCATGCCTTTTTCAATGACCTTGTTATCCAATATTTATCTCTTTAACTCGACTTGCATAATTTGAGATTGTGCGTTGATGTTAAAAAGTATCATCAATGCCAAACACTGCAAACAACCAAATTAAATAAATGGGACTAAAAACGCGTGAAAAGCAACTACAAAATAAAGCTAATCAAAAAGAAATTAAATCTAATCCTCGAAGTACTTGTCAGAACATATGAGCTTTCCATCTGAAGACTCATGAAAACGAGGTTGGAAAACACACGGATGTGTTGAGAAAGCGAAGCACTCATGGATGAGTGTCTGAGCGTGCCTCGTTTTTTGAGTCGTAAGATGGATAAGAGAGCGAATCCATTCTGACAAGTGCTTCGAAAAAATGTCTTGACCGCTTGGAAAGCGGGTTTTAAATCAAAAGTATCGTCAACTGTGGCTCACATGTTCTCATAGAGAATTTTTGTAATGTCTCTTGTAATACCTTTCGTAATGTTCACGTACAACGTGAGTTAATATAATTGTTCTTGATAAATCATATCTCTGTGGGAGGGGGGGAGGCGCAATGTTTTTTCCGCTTTCCTGATCAAAGCGACAGTTGAGAGTAGCCCAAAAGAAAATGCCGTTGAAAAGTACCATGGATACGGCTTTTACATATTTTGAAAGATCCTAAAATCATTTTTACAGGGGGTGTGCACATGAAAGGACTTCTTTTACTATTTTTATTAGCGGCTTTTCTTTCTTATCTTTCTCATCCTCAGAGCTTCCCAATCTCACCATCACCTACGTATACGGTATCAGGTTACGTGAAAGATGCAGAGGGTAATCCAATACCAAACATTCGGATACAGTCAGAGTGGAATGGCGAAACGCAAACGGATTCAGATGGTCATTGGACACTAGAATTAGAACAGGATGTGTCAAATCTTATATATCCATCTGAAAGCGGATGGCAGTTTACTCCCTCCGAGATAACCGTGAATAGCACAGAAAGTGATGTTGATTTTATAGGAACATATACGGTATCTGGATATGTAAAGGATGCTTCCAACAAGCCGGTATCTGGTGCAACTGTATTCTTCAGTGGTGGATACTCATCTGTTACAACAGATTCAAAGGGGTATTGGTCAAAAAGTGGATTGGCGGGAAATGTCACAATAATGCCATCTAAAAGCGGATGGAAATTCTCTTCTTTGAATGTAAATGGTCCGAAAGATAATATCAAATTTACTGGAACATATACGGTATCTGGATATGTAAAGGATGCTTCCAACAAGCCGGTATCTGGTGCAACTGTATTCTTCAGTGGTGGATACTCATCTGTTACAACAGATTCAAAGGGGTATTGGTCAAAAAGTGGATTGGCGGGAAATGTCATAATAATGCCATCTAAGAATGGGGAGCAATTTACTCCTTCGTGTACTATGGTAACCGCTTCAATGCTAAATGTTGATTTCACGAAAAAATCATTGCCTTATGGTGGACTTAGATGGATATACCAAACAGGAGGCGGCATCTATTCCAGTCCCGCGATAGGCTCTGATGGCACAATATATGTGGGATCGGAAGATAAATATCTTTATGCAATAAATCCAGATGGAACACTCAAATGGAAATATGGGACATGGGGTCGCATCTATTCCAGTCCCGCGATAGGCTCTGATGGCACAATATATGTGGGTTCGGAAGATAAATATCTTTATGCAATAAATCCAGATGGAACACTTAAATGGAAATATTTGACAGTAGGAAAGATAAATTCCAGTCCCGCAATAGGCTCTGATGGCACAATATATGTGGGATCAGGACGTTATCTTTATGCATTGAGACTTAACGGTAGCTTATATTGGAAATATAAATCAGAAGACTATATAGGTTCAGATCCT
The Mesoaciditoga lauensis cd-1655R = DSM 25116 genome window above contains:
- a CDS encoding PQQ-binding-like beta-propeller repeat protein → MKGLLLLFLLAAFLSYLSHPQSFPISPSPTYTVSGYVKDAEGNPIPNIRIQSEWNGETQTDSDGHWTLELEQDVSNLIYPSESGWQFTPSEITVNSTESDVDFIGTYTVSGYVKDASNKPVSGATVFFSGGYSSVTTDSKGYWSKSGLAGNVTIMPSKSGWKFSSLNVNGPKDNIKFTGTYTVSGYVKDASNKPVSGATVFFSGGYSSVTTDSKGYWSKSGLAGNVIIMPSKNGEQFTPSCTMVTASMLNVDFTKKSLPYGGLRWIYQTGGGIYSSPAIGSDGTIYVGSEDKYLYAINPDGTLKWKYGTWGRIYSSPAIGSDGTIYVGSEDKYLYAINPDGTLKWKYLTVGKINSSPAIGSDGTIYVGSGRYLYALRLNGSLYWKYKSEDYIGSDPTIDADGTIYVWGAGSEENGGYLYAINSDGILKWKSNNEEGQAMSNPVIGPNGEIYIGVDYHCDWGCEIPFVHTFYAVDTDGTLLWKYDLGQGDTRGSYSDPAIGTNGTIYIGSGYYLYALRPNGTLYWKYKTQDRVDSRPAIGEDGTIYVGSDDGYLYAINPNGTLRWKYRTYSAVYSSPVIGSDGTIYVGTSNGYLYAIRSNSHGLGNTPWPMFRCNVRHSGSK